The sequence below is a genomic window from Lysobacter capsici.
GGTTGCCGGATTTCCTGATGGGGCCGATGGCCAACCCGTTCTACGCCGATCTGGCCATGGACAAGGAACTCGTCGGCAAGGTGCGTGCCTCGTTCGGGCTGTTCGCCACCATCGCCGGCGTGGCCGCGGCCGGCCTGAGTGCGGTCCGGTTCGGCTTCATCCCGACCCTGATCGCCGGTGCGGTGCTCGGCCCGGGCTCCAACCTCGCCTTCGCCTACCTGGCCCTGCACGGCAACGACACCGGCGTGTTCACCGCGGCGATGGTGATCGACAACTTCTGCAACGGCTACACCGGCGTGGCCCTGGTCGGCTACATGTCCAGCCTGACCAACGTCGGCTACACCGCCACCCAGTACGCGCTGCTCAGCTCGTTCTATGCCTTGCTGGGCAAGGTGCTCAAAGGCCTGTCGGGCGTGGCGGTCGAACATCTCGCGGTCGACCGCAGCCTGCTGGAGGCGTATTCGCTGTTCTTCGTCGGCACCGCGGTGCTTGGCATTCCTGCACTTTTGTTGTGCATCGTGCTGGCGATACGACGGCCGCCGACGATCGCGCCGATCACCGCGCCGGGCGCGTAAGCCGCGCTCGGGCACCCCCGCGGTGCCCGGGCGTTTAAGCAAAGTCGTGTTCCTGAACGCGATTCGGCCAACTTCGTGTTGCTAACGACACGCGAACGGTGGCAACTTGCCCGACAGTGACCGATATCATCCTGCACAACCTCGATGCCATCCTGGCCGACCGCCTGCGTCGGGTCGCGGAGGCGCGTGGCTGGAGTCTGCAGCGCACCGCCCTGCATCTGATCGAGAGCGGGCTGTTCGTGGTCGAGGCCGAGATGGTCGGGCGCTTCAACGATCACGACGCCGACGCGCTGCAGGAAGCGATCGCGGCGCTGCAGGAAATCCCCAGCGATCCGGGCTTCTCGCTGATCGGCCGCGCCGAACCGCAGGAAGCGCCGAAACCGCGCAGCGCCGGCCCGGACCTGAGCAGCCTGGAACTGCTGGAAGAATTCCGCCCGCGCACCCCCGATTCGGCCTGACTCGCCGCGCCGCAAGCCCCGTCGCCGCATCGACGGCCCCGTGTAGGAGCGGCGCGAGCCGCGACCGCGCAACCGCGCATACCTCGAAAACGCAGCCCCCGGCATAGACCGCAAACACCGCGGCTTGTCGCCGCGTATCCCGCCGCACCGCCTCAACCCGCCGGATGCACCGTCCCCAACACCCGCAACCCCCGCGCTCCGGTCACGCTCGGCAGATTCCCCGGCAACCCCGCCAGGGTCTGCCGCGCCAGCCACGCAAAGCCCATCGCCTCGACGAAATCCGGGTCCAGCCCGTACTGCTGGGTCGATTCCACCGTCACCCCCGGCAAGCGCGCCGCCAGCCGCGCCAGCAGCGCGGTGTTGCGCACCCCGCCGCCGCAGGCCAGCACCCGCGTGGTCGCCGGCTGATGCGCGCGCAGCGCGTCGGCGATGCTGATCGCGCTGAGTTCGAGCAAGGTCGCCTGCACGTCCTGCGGCCGCTCGCCGCCGCTCAGGCGGGCGTCGACCCAATCCAGATGGAACTGCTCGCGGCCGGTGCTCTTGGGCGGCGGCAGCGCGAACCAGGGCTCATCGAGCAACCGCGCCAGCAACGACGGATCGACCTCGCCCTGGGCCGCGAACGCGCCGTCGGCGTCGTAGGGCCGGCCCAGATGGCGCAGCGCCCAGGCGTCCATCAGGCAGTTGGCCGGTCCGGTGTCGAACCCGCGCACCTCGCCGCGCGCCGGCAACAGGGTGAAATTGGCGATGCCGCCTAGGTTCAGCGCGACGCGGTCCTCGTCGGGCGAATGCAGCAGCGCGGCATGGAAGGCCGGCATCAGCGGCGCACCGTGGCCGCCGGCGGCGACATCGCGGCGACGGAAATCCGCGGCCGTGGCGATGCCGGTGCGTTCGGCGATCACCGCGCCGTCGCCGATCTGCCAGGTGAAAGGGTGCTGGCCGTCGAAGCGCGCGCCCGCCGGGCGATGGCGCACGGTCTGCCCGTGCGAACCGATCGCCGCGACCGCGCGCCGGTCCACGCCGGCCTCGTCGATCAGCGCCAGCGCGGCCTGCGCGAACGCCTGCGCGACCTGGATGTCGAGCGTGCCCAGTTCCTCCAGCGAGCGCGCATCGCCGCCCTGGCCGAGCGCGACCAGGCGTTCGCGCAGATCGTCCGGCCACGGGTAGGTGCGGCCGAGCACCAGCGCGCAGCGCGTCGGCGCGGCGCCGTGTTCGAACTGCACCAGCGCGGCGTCGATGCCGTCGGCGCTGGTGCCGGAGATCAGGCCAAGATAAAGGCCTGAAGCCGGTTCACCCGCGCCGGTGCCCGACGGGATCGAAGAATTGTCAGCCACGACGTGGTTTCCTAAGGCCTGAAGCCGGTTCACCCGCGCCGGTGCCCGCCGGGATCGAAGAGTTATCAGCCACAACGCAGTTTCCTAAAGCCAATCGATCGGTCGCTGGATACTAACGGTAGGAGCGGCGCGAGCCGCGACCGCGACATCGCGCATTCGACGCAAACGCGATGTCGCGGTCGCGGCTCGCGCCGCTCCTACAGGGGGAAACCCACGTAATCGCACTTCAAAAAAGCAAAAGGCCTCCGAAGAGGCCTTTCGCGTATGCAGACAGTCGCCCCGGACTTACGCCCTGCGCGACTTGGCCACCTTCTTCGCCACCTGCTTGATCGACGGCGTGGCCTGCTGGGCCGGCGCGGGCGCGGGCGCCGGACCGGCATCGGCGTAGATGACGTTCTCGACCTGACGGATGCGCGCCAGCGCCACGCTGGTCTGGCTGCGGAACTGCGCCAGCGCCGCGCCGCTGAGCGGCTCGGGCGGCGGCATGGTCACCGACAGCGGATTGCGATGCACGCCGTTGACGCGGAATTCGTAATGCAGGTGCGGCCCGGTCGCCAGGCCCGAGCTGCCGACATAGCCGATCACCGTGCCCTGGGCGATGCGCTGCCCCGGCTTGACCTTGCTGAAGTTCGACATGTGCCCGTACAGCGTGGTGTAGCCGCGGCCGTGATCGAGGATCACCGCGCGGCCGTAGCCGCCCTTCCAGCCGATGAACTGCACGCGCGCGTCGCCCGCGGCCATGATCGGCGTACCGGTGCCGGCGGCGTAGTCCACGCCCATGTGCATGCGGATGTTGCCGAGCACCGGATGCCGGCGCGAGCCGAAGCCCGAGGTCAACCGCGCGTATGCGATCGGCATGCGGATGAAGCTCTTCTTCAGCGGCCGGCCGTCGCCGGTGAAATACTCGGGTTTACCGCCGCGATCGAAGCGGAAACCGGTGTGCAGCTTGCCTTCGCTGGTGAAGGTCGCGGCCAGGATCGGACCGGTGCTGAGCAGCTCGCCCTCGCGCCAGGTCTGCTCGACCACCACGCTGAAACGGTCGTCGGTGCCGACGTCTTCGTTGAAGTCGATGTCGTACTTGAAGATGTCGTCGGTCAGGGTGTTGATGTTGGCCGAGGTCAGCCCGACCTTGCGCGCCGAACGGAACAAGGACTTGCCGACCTTGCCGCTGAGCACCACGGTGCGGGTTTCGGTCGGACGCGCGATCACCTTCTGGGTGATCTTGTCGCCGGTGAGGCTCAGCTCGATCCGGTGGCTGTCGTCCTTGTCGTAACGGAAGGTGCGCAGCGCGCCGTTGACCGGCATGTCGAAGCCCAGTTCGGTGCCGGGCTTCATCCGCATCAGCGCTTCCTTCGCGCCGGGCTGCTCGAGAATCTGGCGCATGGTCGAGGTCGGGATGTCCATGTCCTTGAACACCGAGTTCAAGGTCTGGCCGCGGTTGACCCGGACCAGCTGCCAGCTGTCGCCGGTCTCGCCCTTCAGGCGCGCCAGGGTCAGCGGCGGCAACGCCAGCGCCAGCGACTGGCGCGGCTCGTGCGCGCGCACCGAGGCGGTGGACTGGCTGAAACCGGGAACGATCGCGGCGACCATCATGCCGAGGGTGGCGAACAGGCCGGCCTGCACCCATTGCCGGCCCGACCAGCGACCGTTGAATCCATCGGAGATATGCCGCGCCAACACCGGTCGTTTCAACGCGGCTTCACGCAAGGCTTTCAGTCGTTCGCGTCGTTCGGCGCCCACACTGGAAGCCTGCTCGGGTACTGTCATGGATGGATCCCTCGTGTCGAGGTGTGAAGGCCGCGTAGCGGCGTTACCATAGACACGCGAGCAGTACGCGTCAAACCCTTGAGCTGAATAGGGTTTTTCACCACTGCCGGGTACCAATTCGTTTAACTCACACTTAACCTGAATTCGTGACGGCGTTAACAAAAAGCCGCTCGCGGACCGTCCTTGAGTCCAGCCTTTGAACAGCGCGCCCCCCACCACCCAAGAAGCCCTCGACCTGATCGCCCGCGGCGCCGACGAAATCCTCAAGCGCGAGGAGCTCGAAGCCCGGCTCAAGCTCGGCCGCCCGCTGCGGATCAAGGCCGGGTTCGACCCGACCGCGCCGGACCTGCACATCGGCCACACCGTCTTGTTGAACAAGATGCGGCAGTTCCAGGACCTGGGCCATCAGGTGATCTTCCTGATCGGCGACTTCACCGGAATGATCGGCGACCCCAGCGGCAAGAACGTCACCCGCAAGCCGCTGACCCGCGAGGACGTGCTCGCCAACGCCGAGACCTACGCCGAGCAGGTGTTCAAGGTGCTGGACAAGGAGCGCACCGAGGTCCGCTTCAACTCCGAGTGGTTCGGCAAGATGTCGGCCGCCGACATGATCCGCCTAGCCGGCCAGCACACGGTGGCGCGCATGCTCGAACGCGACGACTTCGCCAAGCGCTACGCCGGCCAGCAGTCGATCGCGATCCACGAATTCCTGTATCCGCTGGTGCAGGGCTACGACTCGGTGGCGCTTAAGTGCGACGTCGAGCTCGGCGGCACCGATCAGAAATTCAACCTGTTGATGGGCCGCGGCCTGCAGGAGCACCACGGCCAACCGCCGCAGATCGTGCTGACCATGCCGCTGCTGGAAGGCCTGGACGGCGTCAACAAGATGTCCAAGTCGCTGGGCAACTACATCGGCATCAACGAGCCGCCGATCGACATCGTCACCAAGACCATGAAGATCGACGACGTGTTGATGTGGCGCTGGATCGATCTGCTGAGCTTCGAGATCGGCATCGCCGAGGCGGCGAGCCTCAAGGGCCAGATCGAAGCCGGCCAGCTCAACCCGCGCGACCTCAAGCTGCGCCTGGCGCGCGAGCTGGCCGCGCGCTTCCACGGCGAGCAGGCGGCCGAGACCGCGGTCGCCGGTTGGAATGCGGCGGTGCGCGGGGAGGGCGATATCTCTTCATTGCCGTTGACCGACGTGGCCGTGCCGGCCGAGGGGCTGCGGATCGCCGCCTTGTTGGTGGCCGCGGGCTTGACCCCCAGCAACGGCGAAGGCAATCGCAAGCTCAAGGAGCGGGCGGTCAAGGTCGACGGCAACGTCGTGGAAGACCCGCAGCAGGTGTTCGGCCCGGGGTTCGAGGGGGTACTGGCGGTGGGCAAGCGCAATTTCGCCCGGGTGCGCCTGGTAGCAGCCTGAGTCATGGCCTGATTCCCGGCGGAAGCTGGGCTGCCGCCTCGGCGAGGCGCAGCTGAAGATCGCATAGGTCCTGTAAGAGAGCCGTGCTTGTCTCCCTCTCCCGCTTGCGGGAGAGGGCCGGGGTGAGGGCCACCAAGTCGCGAACCCGCCGAGAGCCCCCGTCGCGCATAGGTTTTGATGCAGGGCAAAAAATTCCCTGTTCATTTTTCGCAAAACCCCTTCCCAAGCCCTATTCAGATCTGCATAATGCGCGGCCCCGCTGACCGGATGATTGGTTGACGGGGACGCGCAAAAGCAGCGGTTTCGACAGGAGTTGACGGTCTGAAACATTGCTGTAAGATGCGCGGCCCGCTGACCGGTTTATGGGTTGCGGGGCGCGTGGAAAGCGGCGGTTTCGACAAGTGTTGACGAGTCGAAAACATGCTGTAAGATGCGCGGCCCGGTGAGGTGGAATGCTTCGGAAACGAAGGGTTTCGGCGAGTTGGGAAGCGGCAAGAAGTTCGCGAACAGGTGTTGACGTTCACGAAAACTGCTGTATAGTGTGCGGCTCCCTCGGGCACTTCGGTGACGAGACGGAACAAGGCGCTGAGGCCGGTTCCTAAAGATCTTTGACAGTGTGCGCAGGTGACTTGTGCGGGCGTCTGGCGGGTGGATAGTTGTCCATCTTGCAGACGTTCGTAACAGAGTCCAACGATTTAGAAGAAAGCATGCAAATGCGAGTAAGTTGAGTAATTGGCCTGGAACGAAGTCTGCACTCAAAGCATTGATGAAGGCCGCAAGGCTGGAATCGAAACATTTAAGTGAAGAGTTTGATCCTGGCTCAGAGTGAACGCTGGCGGCAGGCCTAACACATGCAAGTCGAACGGCAGCACAGAGGAGCTTGCTCCTTGGGTGGCGAGTGGCGGACGGGTGAGGAATACGTCGGAATCTGCCTATTTGTGGGGGATAACGTAGGGAAACTTACGCTAATACCGCATACGACCTACGGGTGAAAGCGGAGGACCTTCGGGCTTCGCGCAGATAGATGAGCCGACGTCGGATTAGCTAGTTGGCGGGGTAAAGGCCCACCAAGGCGACGATCCGTAGCTGGTCTGAGAGGATGATCAGCCACACTGGAACTGAGACACGGTCCAGACTCCTACGGGAGGCAGCAGTGGGGAATATTGGACAATGGGCGCAAGCCTGATCCAGCCATGCCGCGTGTGTGAAGAAGGCCTTCGGGTTGTAAAGCACTTTTGTCCGGAAAGAAAAGCATTGGGTTAATACCCCGATGTCATGACGGTACCGGAAGAATAAGCACCGGCTAACTTCGTGCCAGCAGCCGCGGTAATACGAAGGGTGCAAGCGTTACTCGGAATTACTGGGCGTAAAGCGTGCGTAGGTGGTTTGTTAAGTCTGATGTGAAAGCCCTGGGCTCAACCTGGGAATGGCATTGGAAACTGGCTGACTAGAGTGCGGTAGAGGGTAGTGGAATTCCCGGTGTAGCAGTGAAATGCGTAGATATCGGGAGGAACATCTGTGGCGAAGGCGACTACCTGGACCAGCACTGACACTGAGGCACGAAAGCGTGGGGAGCAAACAGGATTAGATACCCTGGTAGTCCACGCCCTAAACGATGCGAACTGGATGTTGGGAGCAACTTGGCTCTCAGTATCGAAGCTAACGCGTTAAGTTCGCCGCCTGGGAAGTACGGTCGCAAGACTGAAACTCAAAGGAATTGACGGGGGCCCGCACAAGCGGTGGAGTATGTGGTTTAATTCGATGCAACGCGAAGAACCTTACCTGGCCTTGACATCCACGGAACTTTCCAGAGATGGATTGGTGCCTTCGGGAACCGTGAGACAGGTGCTGCATGGCTGTCGTCAGCTCGTGTCGTGAGATGTTGGGTTAAGTCCCGCAACGAGCGCAACCCTTGTCCTTAGTTGCCAGCACGTAATGGTGGGAACTCTAAGGAGACCGCCGGTGACAAACCGGAGGAAGGTGGGGATGACGTCAAGTCATCATGGCCCTTACGGCCAGGGCTACACACGTACTACAATGGTAGGGACAGAGGGCTGCAAACCCGCGAGGGCAAGCCAATCCCAGAAACCCTATCTCAGTCCGGATCGGAGTCTGCAACTCGACTCCGTGAAGTCGGAATCGCTAGTAATCGCAGATCAGCATTGCTGCGGTGAATACGTTCCCGGGCCTTGTACACACCGCCCGTCACACCATGGGAGTTTGTTGCACCAGAAGCAGGTAGCTTAACCTTCGGGAGGGCGCTTGCCACGGTGTGGCCGATGACTGGGGTGAAGTCGTAACAAGGTAGCCGTATCGGAAGGTGCGGCTGGATCACCTCCTTTAGAGACATAAAGACAGCCAATTGCCTGTCCAGACGTCCGCACAAGTGACCTGCATTCAGAGTTCCCGATCGCCACAGGGCGATTGAGGAGTCGTCCCGTTTCGATGGGGCTTTAGCTCAGCTGGGAGAGCACCTGCTTTGCAAGCAGGGGGTCGTCGGTTCGATCCCGACAAGCTCCACCACCTAGCCAGTAGCAGTTTTGGGTCTGTAGCTCAGGTGGTTAGAGCGCGCCCCTGATAAGGGCGAGGCCGGTGGTTCGAGTCCTCCCAGACCCACCACCCTGGTGAAGAGTTAAAGAGCAGCGACAAAACTTCTGAATTGCGCACACACATAAAGATTTGAAACTGGAAAGGCGCTGAAGCCTTTCAAGTGTTCTTTGAAAAACTGGAATGTAGCGAGCGTTTTGAGACGGAATGTCCATGACGTGTCGTGAGGCTAAGGCGAGTGTCGAAAGACACTTTATTAATTGAGTCGTTATATTCGAGTCCGGGCTTTGTACCCCTGGACCCGTGTAATTCCGAGGCAACTTGGGGTTATATGGTCAAGCGAATAAGCGCACACGGTGGATGCCTTGGCGGTCAGAGGCGATGAAGGACGTGATAGCCTGCGAAAAGCGCGGGGGAGCTGGCAATAAGCTTTGATCCCGCGATGTCCGAATGGGGAAACCCACCTAGCAATAGGTATCCTGCAGTGAATACATAGCTGCTGGAAGCGAACCCGGAGAACTGAAATATCTAAGTACCCGGAGGAAAAGAAATCAACCGAGATTCCCTAAGTAGTGACGAGCGAACGGGGACTAGCCCTTAAGTTGCATCAGCTTCAGCAAAACGAGTTGGAAAGCTCGGCCATAGAAGGTGACAGCCCTGTATGTGAAGGGGCTGATGCGATGAAATCGAGTAGGGCGGGGCACGAGAAACCCTGTCTGAACATGGGGGGACCATCCTCCAAGGCTAAATACTCCTGACCGACCGATAGTGAACCAGTACCGTGAGGGAAAGGCGAAAAGAACCCTGGTGAAGGGAGTGAAATAGACCCTGAAACCGTGTGCGTACAAGCAGTAGGAGCTCGCAAGAGTGACTGCGTACCTTTTGTATAATGGGTCAGCGACTTACTGTTCGTGGCAAGCTTAACCGTATAGGGGAGGCGAAGGGAAACCGAGTCTGATAAGGGCGCATAGTCGCGGGCAGTAGACCCGAAACCGGGTGATCTAGTCATGCCCAGGGTGAAGGTTGAGTAACATCAACTGGAGGCCCGAACCCACGTCTGTTGCAAAAGACGGGGATGAGGTGTGATTAGGAGTGAAAAGCTAATCGAACCCGGAGATAGCTGGTTCTCCTCGAAAGCTATTTAGGTAGCGCCTCGGACGAATACTGCTGGGGGTAGAGCACTGTTATGGCTAGGGGGTCATTGCGACTTACCAAACCATGGCAAACTCCGAATACCAGCACGTACTATCCGGGAGACACACGGCGGGTGCTAACGTCCGTCGTGAAAAGGGAAACAACCCAGACCCACAGCTAAGGTCCCAAATTTATCGCTAAGTGGTGAACGATGTGGAAAGGCACAGACAGCCAGGAGGTTGGCTTAGAAGCAGCCACCCTTTAAAGAAAGCGTAATAGCTCACTGGTCGAGTCGGTCTGCGCGGAAGATTTAACGGGGCTAAGCGATAAACCGAAGCTTGGGGTGCATCACTTCGTGATGCGCGGTAGAGGAGCGTTCCGTAAGCCGTTGAAGGTGGATTGAGAAGTCTGCTGGAGGTATCGGAAGTGCGAATGCTGACATGAGTAACGATAATGCGGGTGAAAAGCCCGCACGCCGAAAGCCCAAGGTTTCCTTGCGCAACGTTAATCGACGCAGGGTGAGTCGGCCCCTAAGGCGAGGCTGAAAAGCGTAGTCGATGGGAAGCAGGTTAATATTCCTGCACCTCGCGTAAGTGCGATGGAGGGACGGAGAAGGTTAGGCAGGCCAGGCGTTGGTTGTCCTGGTGAGAGAGTTGAGGCGGTTCCCTTTGGCAAATCCGGGGGAGCAACGTTGAGACTAAGGACCGGCCCATTAGGGCTAGGCTGCCGATATCACGCTTCCAGGAAAAGCTCCTAAGCTTCAGCTTACGCAGACCGTACCGTAAACCGACACAGGTGGGCAGGATGAGAATTCTAAGGCGCTTGAGAGAACTCGGGTGAAGGAACTAGGCAAAATAGCACCGTAACTTCGGGAGAAGGTGCGCCCTCCACGGTTAATAGCTGAGGGGGGCCGCAGTGACCAGGCCGCTGCGACTGTTTATCAAAAACACAGCACTCTGCAAACACGAAAGTGGACGTATAGGGTGTGACGCCTGCCCGGTGCTGGAAGGTTAATTGATGGGGTCAGCCGCAAGGCGAAGCTCTTGATCGAAGCCCCAGTAAACGGCGGCCGTAACTATAACGGTCCTAAGGTAGCGAAATTCCTTGTCGGGTAAGTTCCGACCTGCACGAATGGCGTAACGACAGCGGCGCTGTCTCCACCCGAGACTCAGTGAAATTGAAATCGCTGTGAAGATGCAGCGTTCCCGCGGCAAGACGGAAAGACCCCGTGAACCTTTACTATAGCTTTACACTGAACGTTGAGTTCGTCTGTGTAGGATAGGTGGGAGGCTATGAAACCATGGCGCTAGCTGTGGTGGAGCCATCCTTGAAATACCACCCTGTCGTGCTTGACGTTCTAACCTAGGCCCGTTATCCGGGTCAGGGACCGTGTATGGTGGGTAGTTTGACTGGGGCGGTCTCCTCCCAAAGTGTAACGGAGGAGCACGAAGGTACGCTCAGCGCGGTCGGACATCGCGCACTGTGTGCAAAGGCATAAGCGTGCTTGACTGCAAGATCGACGGATCAAGCAGGTACGAAAGTAGGTCTTAGTGATCCGGTGGTTCTGTATGGAAGGGCCATCGCTCAACGGATAAAAGGTACTCCGGGGATAACAGGCTGATACCGCCCAAGAGTTCATATCGACGGCGGTGTTTGGCACCTCGATGTCGGCTCATCACATCCTGGGGCTGTAGTCGGTCCCAAGGGTATGGCTGTTCGCCATTTAAAGTGGTACGCGAGCTGGGTTCAGAACGTCGTGAGACAGTTCGGTCCCTATCTGTCGTGGGCGTTGGAGATTTGAGAGGGGCTGCTCCTAGTACGAGAGGACCGGAGTGGACGAACCTCTGGTGTTCCGGTTGTCACGCCAGTGGCACTGCCGGGTAGCTATGTTCGGAAGCGATAACCGCTGAAAGCATCTAAGCGGGAAGCGCGCCTCAAGATGAGATCTCCCGGGACTTTAAGTCCCCTAAAGGAACCATCAAGACTAG
It includes:
- a CDS encoding anhydro-N-acetylmuramic acid kinase; protein product: MADNSSIPSGTGAGEPASGLYLGLISGTSADGIDAALVQFEHGAAPTRCALVLGRTYPWPDDLRERLVALGQGGDARSLEELGTLDIQVAQAFAQAALALIDEAGVDRRAVAAIGSHGQTVRHRPAGARFDGQHPFTWQIGDGAVIAERTGIATAADFRRRDVAAGGHGAPLMPAFHAALLHSPDEDRVALNLGGIANFTLLPARGEVRGFDTGPANCLMDAWALRHLGRPYDADGAFAAQGEVDPSLLARLLDEPWFALPPPKSTGREQFHLDWVDARLSGGERPQDVQATLLELSAISIADALRAHQPATTRVLACGGGVRNTALLARLAARLPGVTVESTQQYGLDPDFVEAMGFAWLARQTLAGLPGNLPSVTGARGLRVLGTVHPAG
- a CDS encoding M23 family metallopeptidase gives rise to the protein MTVPEQASSVGAERRERLKALREAALKRPVLARHISDGFNGRWSGRQWVQAGLFATLGMMVAAIVPGFSQSTASVRAHEPRQSLALALPPLTLARLKGETGDSWQLVRVNRGQTLNSVFKDMDIPTSTMRQILEQPGAKEALMRMKPGTELGFDMPVNGALRTFRYDKDDSHRIELSLTGDKITQKVIARPTETRTVVLSGKVGKSLFRSARKVGLTSANINTLTDDIFKYDIDFNEDVGTDDRFSVVVEQTWREGELLSTGPILAATFTSEGKLHTGFRFDRGGKPEYFTGDGRPLKKSFIRMPIAYARLTSGFGSRRHPVLGNIRMHMGVDYAAGTGTPIMAAGDARVQFIGWKGGYGRAVILDHGRGYTTLYGHMSNFSKVKPGQRIAQGTVIGYVGSSGLATGPHLHYEFRVNGVHRNPLSVTMPPPEPLSGAALAQFRSQTSVALARIRQVENVIYADAGPAPAPAPAQQATPSIKQVAKKVAKSRRA
- the tyrS gene encoding tyrosine--tRNA ligase gives rise to the protein MNSAPPTTQEALDLIARGADEILKREELEARLKLGRPLRIKAGFDPTAPDLHIGHTVLLNKMRQFQDLGHQVIFLIGDFTGMIGDPSGKNVTRKPLTREDVLANAETYAEQVFKVLDKERTEVRFNSEWFGKMSAADMIRLAGQHTVARMLERDDFAKRYAGQQSIAIHEFLYPLVQGYDSVALKCDVELGGTDQKFNLLMGRGLQEHHGQPPQIVLTMPLLEGLDGVNKMSKSLGNYIGINEPPIDIVTKTMKIDDVLMWRWIDLLSFEIGIAEAASLKGQIEAGQLNPRDLKLRLARELAARFHGEQAAETAVAGWNAAVRGEGDISSLPLTDVAVPAEGLRIAALLVAAGLTPSNGEGNRKLKERAVKVDGNVVEDPQQVFGPGFEGVLAVGKRNFARVRLVAA